A region from the Aegilops tauschii subsp. strangulata cultivar AL8/78 chromosome 5, Aet v6.0, whole genome shotgun sequence genome encodes:
- the LOC141022598 gene encoding uncharacterized protein, whose product MHKLDRLRDVQNFTGYLASLSRFVNRPGERALPLYQLMKKTTAFDWIIQVDEASRDLKRMLSTSPVLAAPAEKEPMLMYIAATTRVVSMVLVVERPEEGKAHPVHWHVYYLSEVLSLSQQNYPHYQKMRYGVYLATKKLK is encoded by the coding sequence ATGCACAAGCTGGACCGGCTGCGCGATGTCCAGAATTTCACCGGCTACCTGGCCTCTCTTAGCCGGTTCGTCAATCGGCCGGGGGAGAGGGCCCTGCccttgtaccagttgatgaagaagacCACCGCGTTCGACTGGATTATCCAGGTGGACGAAGCTTCCCGTGACCTCAAGCGTATGCTCTCCACCTCACCCGTGCTGGCCGCACCagctgagaaggagcccatgctgaTGTACATTGCGGCCACCACTCGCGTGGTCAGTATGGTGCTGGTGGTGGAGCGCcctgaggagggaaaggcgcaTCCGGTCCATTGGCATGTGTACTACCTAAGTGAGGTGCTCTCCCTCTCCcagcagaactacccccactaccagaagatgcgCTACGGCGTCTACCTGGCCACCAAGAAGTTGAAGTAG